A DNA window from Callospermophilus lateralis isolate mCalLat2 chromosome X, mCalLat2.hap1, whole genome shotgun sequence contains the following coding sequences:
- the LOC143638606 gene encoding uncharacterized protein LOC143638606, with product MTTEKSKVKKNADLVSSEGTLPGAPWHCFRVFPNPQVLRVSLSPRGARVPGIFLRRMKTLVAFEDVAVNFTQEEWALLDLSQKNLHRDVMQEVLRNLTSIGDRWEDQNVEDQNTNPGRYVRHIISHCANKSYKNEECGGKPYEVKQNRKSFTSLTSIKRQVSVHDVNGPYGYLKCRKVFNCFRSFETHKKTHTLKKPYECKECGKAFPWPSSLQVHEGTHTGEKPFKCKQCGKAFARSSHLRAHEETHSAEKPYECKRCGKAFATSSCLHAHEKTHTIKKPYECKQCGKAFRWPYSLQIHKRTHTGEKPYKYKQCGKAFGRSSYLRSHEETHTVEKPYECKQCGKTFATSSHLHSYEKYHSIKKPYECKQCGKAFPWPSSLQIHERTHTGEKPYECKQCGKAFSCSTYLRVHEQTHIGMKPYKCK from the exons ATgacg ACTGAGAAGTCTAAGGTCAAGAAAAATGCAGATCTGGTGTCTAGTGAGGGCACACTTCCTG GAGCTCCTTGGCACTGCTTCCGCGTCTTCCCGAATCCCCAGGTTCTCCGCGTTAGCCTGAGTCCCCGAGGAGCTCGGGTACCCGGGATATTCCTCCGGAGGATG AAAACCTTAGTGGCCTTTGAGGATGTGGCTGTGAACTTCACCCAGGAGGAGTGGGCTCTGCTTGATCTTTCCCAGAAGAATCTCCACAGAGATGTGATGCAGGAAGTACTTAGAAACCTGACTTCTATAGGAGACAGATGGGAGGACCAAAATGTTgaagatcagaacacaaatcctggGAGATATGTAAGGCATATCATATCTCACTGTGCAAACAAATCATATAAGAATGAGGAGTGTGGAGGGAAGCCATATGAAGTTAAACAGAACAGGAAATCTTTCACTTCTCTCACAAGTATTAAAAGACAAGTGTCAGTGCATGATGTCAACGGACCTTATGGATATTTGAAGTGCAGAAAAGTGTTCAATTGTTTCAGGAGTTTTGAAA CACATAAAAAAACTCATACTCtaaagaagccctatgaatgcaaagaatgtggaaaagccttccCCTGGCCCTCTTCCCTTCAAGTACATGAaggaactcatactggagagaagccttttaaatgtaaacaatgtgggaaagcctttgcTAGATCCAGTCACCTTCGTGCACATGAAGAAACTCATTCtgcagagaagccctatgaatgtaaacgGTGTGGGAAAGCCTTTGCTACATCCAGTTGCCTTCACGCACATGAAAAAACTCATACTATAAAGAAACCCTATGAATgcaaacaatgtggaaaagccttccGCTGGCCCTATTCCCTTCAAATACATAAacgaactcatactggagagaagccctataaatataaacaatgtgggaaagcctttggTAGATCTAGTTACCTTCGCTCACATGAAGAAACTCATACTGTAgaaaagccctatgaatgtaaacaaTGTGGGAAAACCTTTGCTACTTCCAGTCACCTTCACTCATATGAAAAATATCATAGTAtaaagaagccctatgaatgcaaacaatgtgggaaagccttcccCTGGCCCTCTTCCCTTCAAATACATGAacgaactcatactggagagaagccctatgaatgtaaacaaTGTGGGAAAGCATTTAGTTGTTCCACTTATCTTCGTGTGCATGAACAGACTCACATTGGAATGAAGCCCTATAAATGTAAATAA